The nucleotide window TTTGGCAACTGTActtggatataaataaagaaatatgagATAAAGTTAGACATAGATTTCACCCAGAAGTGTGATTTTTTCAACCACCGATACATATTTCATGCATTAATTATGAATTAAAATGAAGGCAGGATCCAGCCAAGATCAGGAAATGTTAAGTAGCACTGAATGATCTCAGTGGTCAAGAGTAAAGTGCATGCTTAGTTCTATGATGAAAATTATGTAGTTTCAAAGTGCTTCTCTTCGACTGCCTCATACCCAAAAGTTGCAAACATGTCTGTATCACTGGCTTTTCTTGCTACTCAAATGAACAAGGCTAAAATCAAATGCACAATCCAACTGCTGGGAAGCCAGAGAgggggcagtggaggaggagctggcggaaAACTCCACAGTATCCTCCTCCTGCCCAGGAGCCACCAGTCCAACTGAATGCTGGCTCCATTGGGTGCAGCATGAATGAGCTGGCCAGAAAGTGCTGCATCTACCAAGCAGGCCTCCTAGGGAGTAAGTACACCAGGTAGGTCTGAATGGGATTtatcttttttccctccaccagaGTTCAAGGGGGATTGGGACCAGTGGAAGGGTCTGAATGCGACAAGGATCCTCCCTGCAGCTCCTTCCAAACCATACCTCtagaatgccccatttttggaCCATCCACTGGCTTTTTCTGGACCTCCATATgctgggctggccatccctggcagaCCCCCCCAGCAGCACCAGATGGCTCCAAGTGGAGGCACATTTCTTCCATGGCTCCCATGAGTTAAACTCCCATGAGTTAAACAGTCTTGCTCCCATGAGTTAAACAGTCTTGTTAGCTTGTTGGTGCCAATTATCTATTTAAGTTTGTTAAGAAAATAAAAGCCCAGATAAAAAGTCTCAACAAGATTTCATCATCAGCTGTGCTGGGCTCCTGGGAAACAAGCCtctaagaaatcaaagaagacaGAAATACAAATCTCTTTCGCACATGTCTAGAGCCTCTAGAGCTTGATAGATACCCACACACAGTGTGCCAAGTGTCAAAGGAAGAATGAAAGTGCTTCTGTGAACAGACAAATACAAATACTTCATTGATCTAAAAACAGCTGGaaggaaaaaagagaggaaaagtaAGTATATGCCTTCTCATTCCCCCCTTTTCTTCTGATCCACTTTTTCTCATCTGTTTCCCCATCCATCTTCTCTTCCAGCTGCTATTTCCCTCTCCTATAATTCTCTGAATTGGTGAGGACAGATCCAGTTCACATACTGCCCCATCTATGCAGTAACCAATAATAAATTGTTTCCATGTGATAGGAGCTTCAGTTAAATTGATAGCCTGTACAAAGGCAACTATTTGGGTCTACAAAATCTTACTTTTGCTGTCCATACTAGAATGAAGTTGCTTCAGGTGGAGAGGTAACATTGGAACAAGAAATGACTACACATTTCAGTGGACTGCCTGGCTTGGAAAAAAATTAAGTCCAGtctaaacatacatgtaacatGAGACCTAAACTTTTATACTTAAACAACAAAAGTGTCTACTCTGAAAACAGTTATATTTGAGACGATATGAGTTTTCTCCCTGCATTCTGTGATGGATATTTCACTGGTGTAAGTCATCACTTAAACCTACCACAATTGATTGTCTTCATGtttaataaacaagcaaacagatTCAGTGCCTTGCATAAgtcatcagacccctgaccaatgctcttttattactgaattacaaatggctcactgtaatttcattctgcatggtattttttttaaaaaaacttaaaaccaATCCTTGTAAGAttgcattgtttttatgttgggaaatgttttaagaaatataaaaaacataTTGCTTGAATAAGCAGTCAACCccaacacattaatatttggtagagccacctttcactgcaaaaaCAGCTGTAAGTCTTTTGTGGTTGATATGTACCAGCTGTGCACCCAGTGTCGGAGgtattttggcccattcttcttggcagatttgctccaggtggttgaggttggtgggacgttgtttgtggaccacaattttcaaatagTGCCAcatattctcaatgggattgagatcaggactttgactgagcTACTGTAGGACTTTCACCTTTTTGATCTTGAGccgctccaatgttgctttggccttgtgcttgggttcattgtcctgctgaaaagtgaatttcctcccaagcttcagttttttccctggactgaagcaggttcttttgcagtatttccctgtattttgctccatccattcttccttcaattttaacaagatgcccagtccctgctgatgagaagcatccccacagcatgatgcagCCACCACCCTACTTCCACTGTTGGGATGGTGTGTCTttaggcatgggcagtgttaggtttgcaccaaaCATAGGCTTGGAGTTTAAGCcaagtctcatctgaccacaaaaccttttcccccattgcagctggggcacccTCTTTCTTTCTGGCAACTCTAGATGtgttttcagatggtactttttgagtaacagcttctttcttgccaccttcccctacaggccagtgttatcgagatctcttgatatggttgactggtacatcattactccactcccacccacagaactctgtagctccttcaaagcgattgctggcctctctgtggcttctctcacaagtttcCTTCTTGTTGAGTTTTGAGGAAcgaccttttcttggcagtgcctgggtggtgtgatgcagtttccacttcctgattattgatccaactgtgctcactgggatatccaaacacttggatattattttgaattcttctcctaatctatgcatttgtagtaCATTATCTCTAACttttgtagaatgctctttgctcTTCaatttccttcagatccacagcctgaccaatgttccttcaacagtgggggtttttatcctgacaatgtgacagcaactttaatggtttacaggtggaggccaatggtaaggtaactgtgtcctcagtagggcaatttctttcatctgtgtaaactgggagcttccacagcacagcgGTTGAATACTTACACAGgcaatgtttcatttttttatgtttcttacaaacatttcccaaaattaaaccaatgtcacctttagggttgccaggtccatggcctcagactgatccggtatctttaggagaagagaaagtcagccaagtgcaggtgttcttgcaacactataatgagaaaaaccacaaggtggaattctcccttgcccctggacaacttttaaagatacagaagacctcttggttgccaggcccagcctccaagaggtcttctgtagctttaaaagttgtacaatagatttgtataatgccattatgatattggctgttttattttcctttcctaatggtccctagcatggaatttgtcatTTTAACAGATGCTAATCACTGGCctacatcttcatcaagctatccactatgatatAAAACAATACCTTCCATTAGTTTTCCTGGAACAGGCACTAAGCTAACAAGTCTGTAAATTAAAGGATGCTgcctggatctctctctctctgtaaaggGTTCCCTTCTACCTGAGATATATTCATGATATCAGCTTGTACCATGAAGGTAATTCTGATGAAGCAAAAGGATGGCCACAGTCCTCCTCCATTCATTTGCTGGTAGACTGCAGTCCTTGCCATCACATTAATCAATAGGAATTTAATGGGTCCTCATGCAAGCATTAAATTAACCAGAGAATCAATTGTGGAATTCTCATgggttgttttctttttctcccgCACAGGTAGCACACAATTTAATCTTGCATACAGAATGCATAATGTGTCTTCCACCTCTGATTTTCTCCTTCTGGAATTCTCTCAGATCCGAGAACTACAGATTTTACACTTCTATGTGTTTCTAACATTGTACTTAACAACCCTAACGGGGAATCTTTTCATCATCCTTGCAATAGTCCTTGACCATCATCTGCATACACCAATGTACTTCTTCCTAATGAACTTGGCCATTTCTGACCTTGGCACAGTTTCTGTCACTGTACCCAAATCCATGGTTAATTCACTTGTGAACAGCAGGCACATTTCTTATTCTGAATGTGTCACTCAAGTGTTCTTTTTCTTCTTATTTTGCGCCTCTGATTTTGCCCTCTTAACAATAATGGCCCATGACCGTTATGTTGCCATTTGCAACCCACTACAGTATGAAGCAATTATGAACAAAGGAGCCTGCATTCAGATGGCAACCATTGCGTGGATTTTCAGTATCCTCTATTCTGTGTTACACACTGCTAGCACATTTTCAATGACCTTCTGTTCCAAAAACATTGATCAGTACTTCTGTGAAGTCCCCAAACTACTAAAAATGTCTTGCTCTAACTTGTACTTAGTTGAAGTTGGACTTCTTGTATTTAGTTTTATCACAGCATTTGGATGCTTTATCTTTATTATTGCAACTTATGTGTGGATCTTCACCACAGTCCTCAAAATCCGTTCTGTACAGGGACGGCAAAAGGCTCTCTCCACCTGCCTCCCACACCTTGTTGTTGTCTCTTTGCTTATATTCACTTCACTCTTTGTTTATGCAAGACCTCCCAGTAATAGCTCATCTGATCTAGATCTAGTTTTTTCTGTGATATATGCTATTCTTCCTCCTATGTTGAATCCTTTCATCTAtagcatgagaaacaaagagattcAGAGTGCACTGAGGAAACTATTGAATCTTAGGCACTTTTCTGACACTCTTCCCTGATTTGTTTGGAGATTTTTGAGATTTCCCTGTATAGCCCTGCCCAGGAGTTGAGATGAGCTGGGAATGCCCTTCTCAGTGTCCCATTGCAGGGTGATGCATACAGTATAGGGACACAGGGCTGGACTTCTCCGATgtggcccctcagctgcagaagtTCCTTCCCCTTGTCATTTGATAGGCATCTATGTTGCTCTCACTCTGGTGCCCCCTTAAAAACAGGGTGCTATGAGGAACtgtgttcaatttttatactgaGCTGTTTGTTTAAATTATGTATTCTTGTTTTTATTCATGTTTGTATTCTAATGTAGGTTTATTATTGCACACTCTGGGATCTTTTGAAAAGGACaggctaaaatattttaaataaaaataaccttATTTTATCCGAATTCCCACCACTCCACAcatattttattgattattttaaaagTAAACTACTATTATTGTTTAAAGAGTATCCCCAATGTTCACTGTGCACAGGGTTCTCTTGCTGTCTTGGTATTTGGGTCAttccagatatggttggactaCTGGGGACAAAATATTGTCCTGTGGCATTCCATAGAGTAAATGCCAGGGggccaaagagcactctcccagtgctactctctggacatgGCCCTACTGTAGGGTTGCCATACTCCAGTTCTataaatccgggcaggttaatttgcatattatgcaaattatttgcatattatttgcatattatgcaaatatttgcatattaatatttggattgtccagttgttttgtttttgtgcctaggaattaccaccaaaaactggggaaagatgtgagaaatctttttttttaaaagcaacattttcagccttaaatgcctagactctagtttccaacactatggagtatttattgattgattaagagaatttatatcctgcccttttgctgttaaaaacagagctcagcacagcttacaaatataataaaaacaataaaaatacacaatcaatataaaaacataataaaaacacaaaatagcaacaaacataaagtaagtcagggcagcagcacggttaaccattacgtatacaatatatttcagagatgtggtgggtggagaaaaacaagccaaaatgttaggaaaaggagtctttcacaccacatgctcagttctaaatactgttgcagaaagttttacaagttcctccagtattccactggtgcaggcactcagacattcaaagtatctgtatgtttcttaggttttataaaagcagagctttgcttaactcaaaatttctcaaccacatctacacaggttccacctccatactcaagatgaaactgggcctggaagtgtgcaacaaccccacacataccttgctaattagattaccaatgccaggatgtctgtcttatcgactactctcctgctcccccccacacaccaggcatcatgaaaaacccagtcctgggctcagaaagaaaataaatatctggtcctcttcaaagtattgataagcctcttgttttaattgaaataataattataaattcttcttCTTATCaccaatgggagttaattatcttgcatatgctgctgttgcttctatggctgtaacggagtgaggttaaagataagtgaaatgcaaataggaaaaaaaaacacagaaggcagtaacactttcctaaatgtaataccataccaaccacaacaagcttcctatgagtaaggcaaaaaactaagcatctcacaaccagtcaggattcctaaccaaaaaccaaaaatatgataaatgaagaaatatgtatataagcatgactatcaaatatatttattatttacacaaactgtaaagatatttatagtgcaatcctaagtttatttattcagaagcaagtcccagcgtattcagtggggcttactcaaacagggacagaaatgcaacctcaagtgatgagCAACtttattcacacaacccaaaattccgaatcatgccactttacgctgttttgcaactgtttatacttgttttatggttattggattttaaatggctttatttcttgttgtgagctgccttggtttccaaccctacctcacaggggtgttggaaagactccatacacgcacacgcacatactgcagatgtataaatacatacagcccatagaatagtttattgtcaaaccagttggtcattgcagaaaaatcagtattcgtttaaaaaaatcagtattactttcctacagaataaaaactgtaatacctaagtaagccctgcctacttgctttaaaatagggttggagacagaaagagttagaacacaaacataattcttttttacattcactccaaagtcccattgattttcagcacattcataaccatgtctactcaaggtaagtcctattgaattaaatgggatttactttgggcatatgggattagcattgcttttacaaaaagcaagtattgggaaggttttcaaaacagtgcccaagctctgactcctgcacacaagaggaaaaaaaactgaaatgtatatacttacccaatttatgagattttcagataaatgggggggtgaaaccaccattttgttttctagatactgcctcaggtcaatgaaactgaaacacaatccctgattggctgcaatgctgaatgagtggggttaaagctacaatgTGCTATAGtatagtactgtttaaagaaagatttaacagtcaaggggggtggctgacgtttttatgtatatctcgagaaccggaccacctagaaacttttttttttaaattaaagctgagaatccgggccacgtaaggggctagccgggcgctgggtggcatgcatagaatccgggtaaaacccggctatccgggcaatatggcaaccctaccctactGGTAGGAAAAGAGCCACTTCAACACAGTGCCACTAATACCCATTCCACAGAGTTGGTCTAGAAGATGGAGG belongs to Rhineura floridana isolate rRhiFlo1 chromosome 11, rRhiFlo1.hap2, whole genome shotgun sequence and includes:
- the LOC133367715 gene encoding olfactory receptor 14A16-like, with protein sequence MHNVSSTSDFLLLEFSQIRELQILHFYVFLTLYLTTLTGNLFIILAIVLDHHLHTPMYFFLMNLAISDLGTVSVTVPKSMVNSLVNSRHISYSECVTQVFFFFLFCASDFALLTIMAHDRYVAICNPLQYEAIMNKGACIQMATIAWIFSILYSVLHTASTFSMTFCSKNIDQYFCEVPKLLKMSCSNLYLVEVGLLVFSFITAFGCFIFIIATYVWIFTTVLKIRSVQGRQKALSTCLPHLVVVSLLIFTSLFVYARPPSNSSSDLDLVFSVIYAILPPMLNPFIYSMRNKEIQSALRKLLNLRHFSDTLP